The following is a genomic window from Deltaproteobacteria bacterium.
TTCCCGTGAAGGTAGTCGGCGCACTTTTTGATGGTATCGTCGTTCATCTCATACATGGAGCGTCTTCTCGACCACCCGTAGGCCCCCACGTACACTGCATCAGCGCCGTTATCGGCACAGGCTTTCACCATATCGAAAGACCCCCCTGATGCGAGAAGCTCCACCATTTCAGTGACACCCCCTTTGGATTCAACGTTTTATTTTACCATATTTAGCGGGGAATTTCCTCCCCTTCGCCTATATACACGCGCCCGGAGCGGCCAAAGAGGTAGCCGTTGCAGAAACCGAGGCGCGTGTGCATCTCGAGGGTTTCCCTCCAGCCGGCACGGGCGGAAAATCTCCCCGACAGGGCGCTCTCTATGCCCTCCCGGTACACCTTTCCCACCCCGTTCCGGTAGGTACCGTTTTCGTAACCCGCTTCGATCCTGAAACAGCGGAAGCCCTTTGCTACTATCCTGTCCAGATGCTCTACCAGGCACTGGTCGAGCCCCGAGTAGATGCCCCTGCCAACGTGCATGATCGTCCAGTCACGGGCCTTCAGCCAGGCGGGCTCCAGGCAGGCTTCCGGGCAGCTCTCATTCTCTTTTCCCTCTTCCAAAAGAAAGCAGTCCGCCACGATGCCGAGGGGGATCTTGCCGTGGAGGGTTATGGACACCGCCACGGGGGACTCCCTCTGGATGATCTCCATCTCCTCGAGGCTGACCTCCACGTTTGGCCTGACCCTCACAACGCCGTAATCCGATAGAAGGGAAGCGGCGACCTGGGTGTAGATGTTTGCGAAAACACCGGCATGGGAGGGAACCTCAGGGAGCTCGCGGGAAGCCTTGTAGACCATACCCAGGTTGTGATGCTCAACCCCATCGGCCTCGATCTCCCGTGCGATCCCGAATATCCCCTCCACCCTCAAAAGCTCCTCCCCCCGGGGAGCCGTGGGGGTCGTCAGGTAGATCTTCTTCCCCGCCCCCCTCAATACGTCCGCGGCCCGGCACGTATCCTCCCGTGAGAGCAGAAAGTTCCCCTTGTGAAGCAGGCAGTACGGGTTCCCCAGGTAAAAGGCGTCATAGGGGGACAGGTCCGTCTCCTCAAGCTGTTCGAGGTTGTAGAGGTCCGTTGAAAGCTCGAACTGCGTCTCTGTGGCCTTTTGATCTCCCATGACATTTCGTCCCGACAGGAAAAAATGTATTATACACCCTTTCCGCAGAATGAAAAACGCTCCGGAAGGTTTTTTTTCCCGGAATGCGTCGCCTCGCTACACGCTCTCGAGGAAAATCCTCATCTCAATTTCCTCGAATCGCCCCGGGGAAATGGCAAGGTCATAGAGAAAGAGTATCCGCGACCCCTGATAGATCTTTTCGATACCGCCCTCGGAGAGGGAAAAGGTCTCGACGGGACTGTACACCACGTCGCACTCTCTTTTGCTTGCGAAAAACATCGTGAACTGCTGCCAGCCGTCGAATATGCCGAAGGTGGTTACCCCGGAAACAACGCCCTTCCTGCCGAGGCGGTTCTCGTGGCAGTCGACGGGATAGCTCAAAAAGTAGCGGTCATCGGATTCAGGGGCGAGGAAGTTCACGTGCCAGACACTCCCATACCGGCAGGAGTAGGGGTCATCGGACCGGTTGATCAGCCGGACCCGGGTTCTCACCTCTTCCCGCCCCCCGTCGACGAAGACGATCTTTTCCAGGTCAAGGGGGATATCTGAAGCTGCGCAGGATAACTCACCCTTGAGCGCCCCCTTCTCCTGGCTCGTCATGCTGGAAGGTCTCCCCGGAACACCCGCGCTCTCGAAGAGAGGTTCGGCAACACCTCCCAGGATGTCCGCCGTATCGGCACCCGCCCCGTATATCTCGTCCCGGAAGGAGCGGAGCGTGTGCCGGTCATAGACGATGTCCTGCGCCGAAACCCCCTCCTTCAGGATCGCCGAATCGTGGATGCTGGCGGTGCCTTTGCCGTAAACCGGCGGAGCCTTTTCATCGCCGATACCGTGGTGGTACCCCTCCCGGCGCCGGGTAAGCACGTTCAGGGCATTGAACTCCCTCTCTAGAAAGGAGAGTTCGCTGACGGAAACCCCGTCCCCGGGATGGACGACGAGGGTCACCTTCGGGTTTTTCAGGAGCACCTCTTCCCTGCCGTCCCTGTCGATATCACCCTTCTTGACCTCCGTCCACAACCTCCGGTCCCGCCTGATCACCCCCTCGGCTATCTTTTCCGCCCTGAGGAGGTTTCTGTACACGGCGTCCCTGAGGTGGGGAAGGTAGAGCCCCCCAAAGACACCGTGCCAGTAGGCATCGTTGTTCTGGGCGCGGTAGAGGCTGTCCTGCATCGCCTCGATATCGGGGGCAGCGGCCATCGACCGTGCCTTCTCCACTTTTTCCGACACGAGCAGCATCCTCTTGTGCATCTGGTTCGATTCGTCGTACTTGGCGAAAAAGTTCCTGAAATACCCGCC
Proteins encoded in this region:
- a CDS encoding DUF1926 domain-containing protein translates to MDKKVYLLLCFHNHQPVGNFDHVMEEAFEKAYFPFLKMLAGFPEVRVTLHYSGYLLDWLAERKEEFMTLLTRVVEREQVEILGGGMYEPVLPLLPERDRAGQIEKMAENLGGLFGPRPRGIWVAERVWEPELAMTLRKAKVEYLPLDDYHFARAGWKREELTGYFITEYNGFPVKVFPGLERLRYTIPFEDPQKTVDFLREIAEGEDPSPAAVFADDGEKLGVWPHTHEHVFDGGWLKKFFELLIRNREWLKTATFREYAEMVPPKGRAYLPASSYPEMGEWTLPPEGAKRFGKLLKRKRAGTLPDVGSFLHGGYFRNFFAKYDESNQMHKRMLLVSEKVEKARSMAAAPDIEAMQDSLYRAQNNDAYWHGVFGGLYLPHLRDAVYRNLLRAEKIAEGVIRRDRRLWTEVKKGDIDRDGREEVLLKNPKVTLVVHPGDGVSVSELSFLEREFNALNVLTRRREGYHHGIGDEKAPPVYGKGTASIHDSAILKEGVSAQDIVYDRHTLRSFRDEIYGAGADTADILGGVAEPLFESAGVPGRPSSMTSQEKGALKGELSCAASDIPLDLEKIVFVDGGREEVRTRVRLINRSDDPYSCRYGSVWHVNFLAPESDDRYFLSYPVDCHENRLGRKGVVSGVTTFGIFDGWQQFTMFFASKRECDVVYSPVETFSLSEGGIEKIYQGSRILFLYDLAISPGRFEEIEMRIFLESV